CGAAAGCTAAGCGAGCGCAAGCGGTGCGCCGGAATCTGGTGGACCGTAGCGACGGAAGTTGTTCGCCTGCTTCATGCGCAAATCGATCCGACTGGCCTGGCTCCTTACAATACTTCTCTTTTCGTTGCTCCTGCAGTGCTCCGCGGCGCTGCCGCCCGCGCCACAGATGGAGTGTGCGCGAGTATCTACGGGACCTGGCCCGGAGGATATGGCCATCGATCGAAGCCAGCCGACGACCCGCATTCTGGTATCGAGCCACGACCGTCGCAGCTGGACGCCGCACGGCGAAATCTATGCCCTGGATCCGCATAGCGGCAGCAGTCGCATCTTAGCGCGTGAAGGCGAACCGGCTGGCTTTGTCCTGCGACCCCACGGCATGGACATTCGCCCGGTCGCCGGCGGCGACGAACTGTACGTGATCAGTCATGGCGAGGAAATGGACGACGCCAACCACAGCATCGTGGTCTATCGTATTGAGCCGGATAAGCTTATCTTCGTTAAACAATTGAAAAGCGAACTTCTGAACTCGCCGAATGATCTGTCCGTTGCGGCAGATGGGAGTCTGTACGTCACCAATGATGCCGCCTCGCGCGGAAGCATGCTGGAAGCCATTCTGCGGCTCAAGCGCGCAAACGTTATCTACTATGATGGTCGCGATCAGTGGCGCGTTGCGGCCGCAGAGTTGGCCTTTCCCAATGGCATCCTGATTGATGGCGATACGCTTTACGTCTCCACCACGCGAGAAGATTCGCTCTACGCCTTTCCCCGGCAGGCGGATGGCAGCCTGGGTCAGCGTCGCCTCGTAGCGTCATTTAAGGGTCAGGATAACATCATGCGCGATGGAGACTGGCTCTATACTGCTGCGCACCTCAGCGATCTTGGATTTATGCGGCACCGATCGGATGAAAGCGTTCCTTCGCCCAGCGTGATCTATCGCGTCAACCGTCGCAGTGGCGCCGTGGAAGCCGTCTTTGCCGATGACGGCAATGGAGTGAGCGCTGTGGCTACGGGCCTGGTGCTGGATGGAAAGCTCTACGTTTCTCCGGTTTTTCAGCCCTTTGTTTACGCCTGTCGCCTGCCGGCGACTTTCCAGCAGTAGTTGCTCCGAAGGGGAGGACCTCGCCGCTTTTTCTTCGGAACGTACTTTTCCTCCGCTACGACTGGCGGCAGGAGGAAGCTATGAACGAAGCGACAGAAGTGAATGCTGGCGAAAGCTGGCGAACCAGCTGCTGGGATCAGCCGGAGTTGCAGTGCCGGCTTGCAAATTGTGTGTCCAGTGCGGCGTGCCGCGCCAGCGGACGATGTGTGGCCCGATTGGCAGGAGAGGCAGCTGCAGAGCTCAGAGTTCCGCTAATTGGCGGGCGAAATGCGGCTTAAATTGTCCAGTGCGAAGAGCTTTGCTCAATCCGGCATACGGCGTCCCAGCCAGCGTTACGAATGAGCAGCGGCGCTGCCTGGAGCCCCGTCATGCGGTCGTTCTGTTCGACCGTCCGCGTGACGGGCAAATCGCCGCTCTTCGTTTCCGTGAACGGGAGCATCATCCGCCCAGGGCCAACCGCCAAATCTGGTGCGCTCATAGTCGGCCATTGCCTGATAGATTTCTTGCTGCGTATTCATCACAAATGGGCCGTATTGCGCTACGGGCTCGCCAATCGGCCGTCCTTCCAGCAGGAGCAATTCAGCGCCGTCGCCGCTCTCGAGCAGGACCTCGCCTTCGCTTTTCAGCAGAAAGACGTGTGCGGCCTCAATGGCTTCTCCATCCAGCCTCAGCTGAGCTCCATTAAAAAAATACAGGGCGCGATTGAGGCCGGCAGCAGCGGACGGCAGGCGCCATCTGGCAGCCGGAGACATCTGGATCGTCAGGATCCGTACTTCGCTGTGGGCATGGGCAGCCCACGAATCTGGCGGCGGCTGCACGCCGCGTCCGCCGGGCAGAGCCCCCGCATAGACGGCGACTGTCGTTTTACGTCCAGCAGCGTCGGCGAATTCAAGACGCGGAACAGATTCGCTCCAGTACATTGAAAAATAGGGCGCCGCCATCTTGTTTTCCCGGGGCAGATTGAGCCAGATCTGGAAAAGTTCAACCGGGTTGCGCTCATCGCGTCGTAGCAGCGGGAACATCTCAGAATGAACGATGCCTGAGCCAGCAGTCATCCATTGCACGTCGCCCCGGCCAAAACGTGCGGCAGCGCCCAGCGAATCGCTGTGATCAATCCAACCACGGCGTGCGATAGTAATCGTCTCAAATCCGCGGTGCGGATGCTGCGGAAAGCCGGGAGTCGACCGACCGTGGTACATGCTCCATCCATCCCTGGCGGAGAAATCGGCGCCGATATTGCGCCCGATCAGGGTGGCCCGTGGAGCAAAGCGCTCATCGCCCTCGGGATAATTATCATTGTGGTGCGCACAGAAAAGGAAAGGGTCCAACGTAGGCCAGGGAAAGGCAAGGGCTGCACGGTCCAGAATTGCCGAGGGCATAGCCCCAGCGTAGCTGCCCGTCGCCCTGACGTCCAGCCGCTTTGGACACTGAATCGAGGCTTGCCAGCTGAACGCGCCTGATTAGTTTGCGCCAGAATTTTGTCTGATGAGGGATAACGACTATGGAAGCGGCGGAGACAAGGGTCTATCAGGTGCTGGCGGAATCCTGGCCATGGCATAAGCGTCGGACGCTGCGCCGCTCGATTCTGGCGATGGCGATTGTTCTGGTGATCAGCATCGGATTCATCGCGCTAGTCTTCAGTCGATCTGCCAATATTGAAACTGGCGCCGTCATTTTTGTAGCAGTAGTCGGCGTGGTGTGCCTGTTGCCGGCGCTTGCCGGCGGGATTGCCTTTGGCCTCTACATTTCCAAATCAACCATGAAAGAAATGCGCATCGAACTCAGCGCCAGCCAGCTTCGCTTTCGGATCAATTCCTTTGGCGGACCAGCTATTCGATTGGACCGGCTGCAATCAGTGACCACGCTTCCCGATGGCGCTCTAATGCTTCAGGCCAATCGCAAATTGGAGCTTCCGCCCTTTATCGAAAACAAAGAAGAGCTTCTTGCTACGCTGAAGGAAAAAGCGCGGCCGCGGTCGGCCGGCTAAGGCGCTGCCGATTCGGAAAGGAGCGATAGGAATTGGCTGTAGCTTTCGCCGCGGAAAGCCGGCCAGGGCAGGATTTTGCTGTGTACTAGAAAAACGCGCCAAGCACTCGTTCTTCGAAAATCAGACGTTGCCTGGCGGGCGGCGTCTGACTCCGAAATTCCTGTTGCAGTTCGATCAAGAGCTCGTAAATCTTTGAAAGATCGCGGCCGGAAAAACGATTCACTTCAAATTTCAAGCGAGCCAGTATCTTCTTTTGAACAAAAGGCGGTCGGCCCTTCAGGTCGAGGCGCTCCAGCAATTCCTGGTCGTTCATTGCAAGGTGCAAACAAATGGACGCCTTCC
The DNA window shown above is from Leptospirales bacterium and carries:
- a CDS encoding SMP-30/gluconolactonase/LRE family protein, which translates into the protein MRKSIRLAWLLTILLFSLLLQCSAALPPAPQMECARVSTGPGPEDMAIDRSQPTTRILVSSHDRRSWTPHGEIYALDPHSGSSRILAREGEPAGFVLRPHGMDIRPVAGGDELYVISHGEEMDDANHSIVVYRIEPDKLIFVKQLKSELLNSPNDLSVAADGSLYVTNDAASRGSMLEAILRLKRANVIYYDGRDQWRVAAAELAFPNGILIDGDTLYVSTTREDSLYAFPRQADGSLGQRRLVASFKGQDNIMRDGDWLYTAAHLSDLGFMRHRSDESVPSPSVIYRVNRRSGAVEAVFADDGNGVSAVATGLVLDGKLYVSPVFQPFVYACRLPATFQQ
- a CDS encoding pirin family protein — encoded protein: MPSAILDRAALAFPWPTLDPFLFCAHHNDNYPEGDERFAPRATLIGRNIGADFSARDGWSMYHGRSTPGFPQHPHRGFETITIARRGWIDHSDSLGAAARFGRGDVQWMTAGSGIVHSEMFPLLRRDERNPVELFQIWLNLPRENKMAAPYFSMYWSESVPRLEFADAAGRKTTVAVYAGALPGGRGVQPPPDSWAAHAHSEVRILTIQMSPAARWRLPSAAAGLNRALYFFNGAQLRLDGEAIEAAHVFLLKSEGEVLLESGDGAELLLLEGRPIGEPVAQYGPFVMNTQQEIYQAMADYERTRFGGWPWADDAPVHGNEERRFARHADGRTERPHDGAPGSAAAHS